The window GTATTTGTAAGCTAATGCCTTgttcacacaaacaaatgcatgtaTAATGAGTCGTCTCACACCAGGGAACGAACAAGGACTCGTTTATACAATACATTTTTTTGATTTATTTGGTGGTGTACGTATTGTGCTCCCTAACTGAGATGTATCTTACTTTTGTTTACATTCACAGAAATTAGTGATGCAATGACTTTAAATATTTAAAGTGATTTGGTTTTGTGGCGTTATGACAGTCGATTAAATAGCTAGGGTCTCAAGATTTTCAAAGACAGTGCcgctgtgttgtgttttttgCCTCCCACAATTCCTATATTTTAGGCAAATGAGCATGCTCATTTTTAGGCTGGCATTTATGGATATGACATGACACAACTGGGTAAGGTTAGCTTGTGCTGGCTTAGCAATGAAGGTGTGGCATGTTGCACCAGTAAGAATATCTTAAACTGCAAATACCTGACACTTTCAAATAGTActtatacacaaacactggcATGGGTAGAATTGCTTGTGAGAAGGAGTTAATTTAAGAAACTATATTGTgatttagttgtttgtattggaTATTGGCGTGACtgtcctgttgctgtcaaactGTTGTATGATCATTTGGCTGCTGTTCAACGCAACATTCATCTTGTTCAACAAGAAGCATCTGTAGCATGGAAGATACATCATCCaaacattgctgctgtttgtggtgtgaCTCTGGAGTTAGAAGAGAAGAAGGCATGGATTATCATGCAGTTACATAGCGGCTCCATGTCTGGTGTGATTGATGCATGTCAAGGAGATGTTGCACCTCTCACTTTACGAGAAAAAGTTGACATGACACATGATTCTTTGTGTGGACTGGATTACATTCACTCGAGGGTAAGAACAGTATTGATCTTCTATCATCTTATTCACTCTAATACTTGACGACTCATTTGGTGTTTGATTGCTACAGTAGCtaatacatacgtacatacagacagacagacagacagaccggcaggcaggcagatagacagacgatTTAACAACCGCAATTTTGACTATAATAGTTTTACTTTATGAAGACTAAtttattgacaaacaaaaagggaGAGGACAGACTGTCGGGTAACTAAAGAAAGAAGGAGGAAGGTAAGATTACAAGACTAACACCGAGACTATAAATTGAGGGGTTGACCAGTTGGTAATGACACCATGAGATATAATCAGTAATACAAATTGTATATACACAAAAGATTTCAATTATGGAAATCCAGCACAAATAAGTACATTTTTAGACAAGTATATCAATACATAGATAAAATTTATGTTAAATTGATTATTTTCAttactgtttgtgttgctATAGCAACCTAAGGAAATTCTGCACGGTGACATCTGTCCAAGGAACATCCTGGTTACAGCAACGATGAGAGCCAAACTGGGTGATCTAGGAGCTGCTCGTTTTCAAGATGCTTCACTTTCAGTTGGTCTGCTGAGTCCACAATACACACCTCCTGAGAGATTTGATGTTCCTACTTCACCAAAAAGCTACAAAACCGACGTGTACAGTATGGGAGTGACCATATGTGAGCTCTTCACTGCTGTTCCTCCAGATCGTGAACAAAGGATGGATCAAGTCTTACTCATCCGTCAGCTAAATGTTCGTTCCTTATGTAAGCACTTGATGAGAGATGATCCTGCCACAcgaccaacagcaacagaagccCGTCATATTATTAGTCGTATTCGTGATACAGACGAGTATAAAGCATGTCCTCCTAAACGAATGGTAAAGGGCAAGATGGATGGAATGGCTGATGTCACTCTCGTTTAGTCGATTTGGTGAAGTTGACATTTGATTGaagcatgtgtttgttacttgACACCATTTATATGTTGTTACAAGGTATTCACTTAGCAATAGCAATATCTTTAGCTTTGAAGGATCACATTGTATTTTGTTATCTCATTGGTGAGACATTCTAGAACTAGCGTGTTTTACTGTTTGAACTTTGACATTGTTATTCAGTATTTGTAGGTTTGATGTGTAtcacctagtcacgtgacattataATATGTTTTGATTCAACGTACATTTGATTTTATACTTACTACTTACCACTACTTAGTACAGATAGTTACTTCAGTAAACTACCTGagcataattaatattgttatcCATTGGCACTATTTGCAGTTGATGGAAGTCACATGACGTCTTTTTTAATAGATTCCCGGATCTTTTTTCTGTCATTTTGTAATCTGTGCCAAATAGCTGCGGCCAGACCTAGTTACGTtgctacgctagcgtcatagtcctCCTGGATAGCATTtaggtagagcgggtcacgtcagcatccgtcgtaacgttgctgctgtagaacttgaaaactgatcgcacctattctcggtcacaggGTAGGAGAAGTGTCCCTAATGTGAGACAGTTGCGGAGGCGTAGGAATTCTTTGCAATCCTTGGTCAGCAAGAAAGAGTGAAGCGGTACTAAGCTGTACGTTAGGTAGCACCTCTATGACCAGTGCTGTGGTACATATGTTATCTCCTCATCACCTGCTGTAGCTGGCGACAAACCGGACATTGTTCATCGAGAACACGGAAACGCCTTCCAAAGCTCGATGCACCTAATTTGAGACAGTCGATTTTTCTTTTCTGGAAAGTTGTTGTTTGCTCATACTGTTTGCACAAGTACAGCAGTCGGTCCTTGTTAACTGTCAGTACAACCAGTTCGTTTCTCAAAGTGTCTGAGATGGTAGACCTACGTCTAGAGTGCTTTTCAATGTCAGTCATGTCTAGTGAATTTCAAAGCAGAACGGTTCTGATTATTATGTAAATGCACAAAGGCAGTCGAGTACAATCGCAAAATTTTCTTCTAAGTAGAATTACCTAATCGGTATCAGCTATACTCTACCCACTACCTTTTTACCTTTAAATGTTAcatgtaaaaaatagaaattgcaGTTATTTTAAACTGTAGTGTTTGCTGGTAATGAAAGCTAGCTGTTCTGATTGATATTGGAATAAATAATGCTAATACCTAATATTACGTACGAAACATCAGTAGTTTATTTCTCTTGGCTACAGCAGCTAGCCTAGTAGGACTACTAACTTGCAGTGAAGATTGCTAATGGGAGTTGAATAGAGCTGTCAATTCAAGCCTGACCAACTGCAAGCACACGATGTAGCTGTTTTTGGCCCATTGAAGTCTGTGTGGAGGAATGTAGTGAGAGAGCACAAACTAGCCACAAGTACCAAACAAATTTTTAGAAATGTATTTCCGTCTGTGCTCTCTCATCAACTCTTTGCTGAATCATTCTTGCCTGAACACCTCGTTAGTGGTTTTCGAGGAGCTGGAATTCATCTACTATCATTTTTAGCAATAAAGATCGAAAGGCAAAAAACAGCAGTTCCCATTGTACATCAATTTGGTAGGTAAGTACTATTCCAGCAACTCCAATGGCTCCAACTGTTACCGCAACCAGACAGAGGATTGAATCGTATTTCACCAAATATTTTGAGCAGAAAGCAGAAGAGAAATAAGTgaaagcaaaaacaagaaTCAGACCAAAGCATTATGGAGAAggtctcacagaagatgataTATTTGAAAGAATTAAGCAAGagcaagaagagagagaacaaaagaagcaaacaaaaggtaggaaaataaaacaaaaacaagagatCATACCAAACAGGTTGAACAAGTAGAAAAAAACACGTGTCAAGAATGAAATGATCATTATGATGAAGATGTCAATACAAGTGACTTCTAGGTAGGATGTGACACTCTTGGATGCTGCAAATGGTATCATTATTGGTGTTCGAACCTCCGACAAATGCCGGATGAAACAGAGCCCTTCTTTTGTCCGTGTTTCTCCAAATAATAGTTACTAAGTAGTCAGAACATATCCAACGACTACTAACACAACAAAGTAAATTTAGCATAGAGGCTACAGAGTCGATGTATAGTTTGTTTAGTATCTTATTACAGAACTGTCTCACATTAGGGACATCTCCccatcatatctcggtcagtgcttgctaTCTCGTTACTACAACTTCGCTTGAGACGCAAGTCgtctctgtcgataggctcattatatgacttcctttcggcaaattgtttggttttgtcttgtcaacctctactctcgcagacaacgaagaagacggatgactgaCTGGACATAATCTctgtcacctgatctcgagtgattttctctcttcaaaCGCAGACctgaggcgttctttttggctaatgttatagtcatcaccgctggctactagacctacggggtgatgttagtgctcatcgtactgttgctGCAGCAGAACGAGACAATACTTTGGACATCCGGGAttatatctcggtcagtcacTTTTatcgcgtttctacaagacgaattgagacgttagtcatgtctgttgaaaggttcgctttgtatgtttatgccactgaatagccggttttgtctcttcatttttgtctgttgcagggcggtgagaaaggtgatggacctacgggacataatctcggtcacagTATGAGCGCACTTGTTGGGTTCTACAgctttcaggtaagtggtcttaccttcattgggcattgtacatacggtcacagtcgactaaggctgattgaaaatgttttgtagtgaatttgtaTAACTCTAGCAGATTCTAGTAATTTGTATAACTATATGAGATTGAGAAGATAGGCAGACGAGTGGAGACTTACAGTTAAGCATAAACTGGCAGTCAATGTAGAGTGAGTAAACTAAAGACATAAATATGGGATGAGAGACATGGAGACAAAGAGATAAAGGCTGTAAAGGCAGTTAGAcagtcacaaacacagacatcgataccgagaaagccattacaaacttgACTTTGTCTGCTATATTGTTGTCATTTGAAGACCTAGGCTAGAACGTCattcagttgtaaaatttaacttgTCAAACGATgacttgacgacctatttttAGCCCTAGCAGCCAATTGTTATTGACAGACATGGGGACATAGAGGCAAAGCCTATAATAGCAGTTAGGcagtcacaaacacagacagggAGGAggattgacacacacacacacacacacacacacacacacacacacacacacacacacacacacacacacacacacacacacacacagacacacagacacacgcacacacacacacacacacacacacacacacacacacacacacacacacacagactgacacacacacacaaacacacacacacacacacacacacacacacacacacacacacacacacacacacacacacacactcacttacacacacacacacacacacacacacacacacacacacacacacacacacacacacacacacacacacagactgacacacacacacaaacacacacacacacacacacacacacacactcacttacacacacacgcacacacacacacacacacacacacacacacacacacacacagacacacacacacacacacacagatagatagacaggcagacagactagaatgcaaacagacacatgaacagatCGATTAGTATACACATAGACAAGCGATCTAACTTTCAGATATAAGgatagtgagacagacagacagacagacatacacaaaaatatagaAGCTTATAATGTATGTTGTTAGAGACTCTGTAACAGGCATgtagatagacagaaataAACGCGcacgtggacagacacattgacagacacaataaCTTTTACTTAGAATATAGAAGATGATTTGAAATGCaatcatcaacatttagttgTTTAGAAAGCAGATTTCAGACAAACAACTTTATATCCATCTGTTACCAGTTCTCCAGAATTTACAATTTTACAACAGAAAATAATTAGCAAACAACTATTATACAAGTGGATGCACGTTTCTGTTTGAATgttttttacaaatttaatttattggtTTTACTGTATGTGGTTGTATTATAGAAATTCTCTTGTGGACGTGGTGGAGGAGGCAACGAGATCACAATCTCATTCACTACATCCAGTTAAGCAACGTAGT of the Corticium candelabrum chromosome 2, ooCorCand1.1, whole genome shotgun sequence genome contains:
- the LOC134176098 gene encoding probable serine/threonine-protein kinase DDB_G0281745 translates to MRKQNADLQTALREERLQREAALDEERREKEELQQRLHEQGQQIVELRNRNVALQRALTDEQVQREHAVDRERRDKQEQQQRLEREKNNLQQQLNQVQRENANLVELLADADAAMVRYKQENEVSNIPSHDIQLTGTELGRGAYGVVCIGYWRDCPVAVKLLYDHLAAVQRNIHLVQQEASVAWKIHHPNIAAVCGVTLELEEKKAWIIMQLHSGSMSGVIDACQGDVAPLTLREKVDMTHDSLCGLDYIHSRQPKEILHGDICPRNILVTATMRAKLGDLGAARFQDASLSVGLLSPQYTPPERFDVPTSPKSYKTDVYSMGVTICELFTAVPPDREQRMDQVLLIRQLNVRSLCKHLMRDDPATRPTATEARHIISRIRDTDEYKACPPKRMVKGKMDGMADVTLV